CCATATTAAATCTGTAGTAAAAATATGTTATAGGAAATAATGGCTGTAGAAGACCAAAATAATTACTTAAAGTTGCATGCTATTGTccttttttttatgcaaagtagaCAATTATAAGAGAACTGAATATTTATACATTTCAAGTAAACTGTTCTCCCAGAAGATTTAATAAATAAGTGCCAAAGAgttatttaaatgtaaatatgaaatgtattataaagaaattttgattttatgtATAATTGCTCAATAACGAATTAACAACAACTGCGCTTCTTTTTGCTTCTTTGGAATCTTCATTTTGTTGTACATACTGTTGTCCTCTGATTCTAATATTATGTTTTTCCTTAAATTCATTTATTTCGATTCCTTTCTTTGTTAACTGCTCATTTAGAGCATCTATAACTTTCATTAGCTACAAATTATAAAAAACATTTACATTTTATACTTATACAGTTTTTGAATATTTATGTTATATAAAAAGACACTTATAGTTTTAATTTCTCTatataaaaaacaaaacaaGTCTTACCTGTTCTCTGTTTGTCACTAATGCAGGCATTACATCTGCCACAGTACGTTCACATAAAACACCTCCTGTCATTCTATAACACTTTCTTTTTGGATCTACATTTTTTagtgtgtcaattacaatcctaAAACATTAGATATATATTTCACTTAACTACAAAAATGTCCTTTTCgatatttaacaaaatattaatctgtagTAATATATTATTtgctaaaatattgtttagttTACAATTATGTTTATTCATAAGAATGTAagtttattatatattattgactATTTATTTACGACACAAAACAAAATATGATGCCTACAAAAAatacaaatgattgtaatatagGTTAGAAAATTCATACTTGTGTTCATTTAGTTCCATCTCCATTTCTGATAATTTGTTAGCCATTGTTCTTTGTTCATTGCGAAGCATTTGAAATTCTGACAAAATTTCTGTATTGGACTTCGAACTTTTTGAAGATTTTCCCGACTTTTTATCGCTAGCCATATTAAGAGCTTTAAATTACTTTCCTCTAAATAGGTGAGATCCACCCAAAGCCAGTGATGCAAGACTTAAGAATTCCTACATCAGCGCTACTTGCGGAAGACTTAAGAATTTCAGTTTGCTATTGTTACGCTATCGCGTGAACGTAGGTTTGATGTACATATAGCGCCGCGACGGGAATTTCTTGGAACTGGATTAATCACtgttacgcatttgcatgacgtagggtctatgtacatacagcggcgcgacgggaaattgctggaactggttttaTCACCATCGAggctgcgatttgagcgagggagattcaaacgaactcgcgtattgtaatgcgtattattattgtaggaaattcaacgcgaggaaatctaggcgcaaaccgagcatttgtagaccgttaccgatactttgtgtatacaatgtagttttgaccgttagaggtaggctgtatgcttgtggcgcgcatatgtgtgtgtgtaagaatcgatcggttggccatgtcgccggttctcgctcgaaggatcgggaatattccatggcacgcgccgagAACTTGGCAGTCGGGGAAAGGAAAATcaaacgccgatcgggacgctggatatacagggtgtcccgtaaatagtgtaagaaccggaaatgggGGATAGCTGAgatgattctgaacaacaatttcctttgcgaaaatgccggatggggcttcgtttttgaattattaacgaaaaacactgaccaatcacggcgcgcgcctgccgcgcgctcagggccgtccgaactcagagagccaccgtgtcgagtaagtagcaagatgtgcatcagagatacgtcgaggaacgaatacaaataattaaaaatactaccactgcaactgttacctctgcggattggataaatcagccagctaaatccaatttattaattatttgtattcgctgtttccaaggaagaaggaataaaatgtgggaagatgttctcggaatttttaggaaattaattaaaaactgtactggaaaagcagactggatttgtgtgtaccgaaacattcttcgcatgcaaggggttaatagtgtAGGATAAAATCAGCGCACACACTCGCTCCGCATTCCCCAATTGCTCGCAACGCTGTCTTTTCCCCGGTCACTCTCTCCTAAACTCTCATACTCtctcacatacacacacacacacacgcgccttAAGACAAAACCTGCACGCATTTTGCATTCGTCTTCGTAACCGGGCAAAATCGATAAAACCGGGCAATCGATTAGTTTGCTTTCCCGGTCCGAACAGCTGACTCCAGTCATTCACCTCACGCATTTACATACCAACGCACTCACATTCTCACTCcacaatagagaattaattgaaattcgccttacccatttacttgcaagttgcaatagggccggcgaagaattaatttcctaaaaattccgagagcatcttcccacattttattccttcttccttggaaacagcgaatacaaataattaataaattggatttagctggctgatttatccaatccgcagaggtaacaattgcagtggtagtatttttaattatttgtatttgttcctcgacgtatctccgatgcacatcttgctacctactcgacacggtggctctctgagttcggacggccctgagcgcgcggcaggcgcgcgccgtgattggtcagtgtttttcgttaataattcaaaaacgaagccccatccggcattttcgcaaaggaaattgttgttcagaatcgtctcagctaccccccatttccggttcttacactatttacgggacaccctgtataagaccgAGGCCGCGTGGCCGGGctctctctcagtctatacgagctatcgtcctgcgctagagaacgttttcaatcgctatttagaaatatctaaagaacagtactgaataaagttgttgaagtatttttaacgtatcgagttgtttgatttccgcgtgtctcgccgagcagagcggttcagcgctccacgggcaccgtctCACGACCTTATTTCCCTAACCCACCGACCACGTGATCGGCAACATCACCATCGAGTCCGCGATTCAAGCGAGCGAGATTCAAACGAATTCGCGTATTATAATACATATTAC
The sequence above is a segment of the Colletes latitarsis isolate SP2378_abdomen chromosome 6, iyColLati1, whole genome shotgun sequence genome. Coding sequences within it:
- the Pfdn2 gene encoding prefoldin 2; amino-acid sequence: MASDKKSGKSSKSSKSNTEILSEFQMLRNEQRTMANKLSEMEMELNEHKIVIDTLKNVDPKRKCYRMTGGVLCERTVADVMPALVTNREQLMKVIDALNEQLTKKGIEINEFKEKHNIRIRGQQYVQQNEDSKEAKRSAVVVNSLLSNYT